One stretch of Mangifera indica cultivar Alphonso chromosome 9, CATAS_Mindica_2.1, whole genome shotgun sequence DNA includes these proteins:
- the LOC123224781 gene encoding NADPH-dependent aldo-keto reductase, chloroplastic-like, with product MRSDQVRLNSGVTMPVLGLGTYSFANDKATTELAVHSALKMGYRHFDTAKIYGSEPALGNALNEATIEGCVKREDVFVTSKLWGSDHHDPVSALKQTLKNLGMEYIDMYLVHWPVKLKPWAVYPVPNEEDFEKLDLEATWAGMEKCLELGLCRTIGVSNFSSKKIQRLLDFASVPPAVNQVEMHPMWRQSKLREVCAEHKIHVSAYSPLGGPGNSWGSTAVVEHPIIQSIALKHKATPAQVALKWGLSKGASVIVKSFNQERMKENMAAFNLKLDDEDLFQIDSLEEWKIMRGEFLINETTSPYRTLEDLWDYDI from the exons ATGAGAAGCGATCAAGTTCGTTTGAATTCTGGCGTTACAATGCCTGTTCTTGGCTTAGGAACTTACTCCTTCGCCAATGATAAGGCCACCACTGAGCTTGCTGTTCATTCGGCTCTCAAG ATGGGTTACAGGCATTTTGATACAGCAAAGATCTATGGCTCTGAACCAGCACTTGGAAACGCTTTAAACGAGGCCACTATCGAAGGATGTGTGAAGAGAGAGGATGTTTTTGTGACATCGAAGCTCTGGGGAAGTGATCACCATGATCCTGTTTCAGCACTCAAACAAACTCTAAA GAACTTAGGGATGGAATATATAGACATGTATTTGGTGCATTGGCCAGTGAAATTGAAGCCATGGGCAGTATATCCAGTGCCCAATGAAGAAGACTTTGAGAAGTTGGATCTTGAAGCAACATGGGCAGGCATGGAGAAATGTTTGGAGTTGGGATTGTGTAGAACCATTGGTGTCAGCAATTTCTCTAGCAAGAAGATCCAACGGTTGTTAGATTTTGCTTCTGTACCTCCAGCCGTTAATCAG GTGGAAATGCATCCGATGTGGAGACAAAGCAAGCTGCGTGAGGTATGTGCAGAGCACAAAATCCACGTCAGCGCTTACTCACCACTAGGTGGGCCAGGAAACTCATGGGGATCAACGGCTGTGGTTGAGCATCCGATCATCCAATCCATTGCTCTCAAACACAAGGCTACTCCGGCTCAGGTGGCTCTCAAATGGGGACTGTCAAAGGGAGCTAGTGTGATTGTGAAGAGCTTCAATCAGGAGAGAATGAAGGAGAACATGGCTGCTTTCAATCTTAAATTGGACGATGAAGATCTCTTTCAGATTGACTCGTTGGAAGAATGGAAGATTATGAGAGGAGAATTTCTTATCAATGAAACAACAAGCCCATACAGGACCCTTGAAGATTTATGGGATTACGACATCTGA